Below is a genomic region from candidate division KSB1 bacterium.
TTGGGCGGGTTGACACTGGGTGCGGGATGGCCGTTGCTCAGGAGGCTTGTACCGCCGCAGGAGGCCCCGCCAACAGTCATCTACCGTGCACTCGGCAAGACTGGTCTGCGCTTGCCCATCGTGAGCTTTGGGGTGATGAATTCGGACAGCCCCGACCTGCTGCGCAAGGCACTGGACCTTGGCATCAGGCACCTGGACACTGCCAACGGCTACATGGGAGGAAAGAGCGAGGAGGTGATCGGCACAATTGTCGCCGAACGTAAGTGCCGCGAGCGAGTAGTGATAGGCACCAAGCTCTGGTTTGCCCGAGACCGCGAGGGAAACTTTCTGAGCGCCGACCGCGGGCCCGCTCCGGGGGCGACGCAGGAGAACTTTGACCGGATGCTGAGCATCAGCCTGAAGCGGCTGCAGACGGACTATGTGGATATCCTCTATCTGCACAGCTGCCAAACGGCGGGAATGGTCACCTACGAGCCGCTGCTGAAAATCTACCAGGAGGCGAAAAAGAAGGGGGTGGCGCGTTTTGTGGGCGTTTCCACCCACTCTAACGAGCCGGAGGTGATCCGCGCGGCTGTGGACACAGGTGTGTGGGACGTGGTGCTGACGGCGTACAACTTTATGCAGGGACATCGCGAGCAGGTGCGCGAGGCGATCAAGTACGCGGCACAGAAGGGTGTGGGTGTCATCGCCATGAAGACCCAAGCCGGGGCCCGCTTGAACCAGCGGCAGGCCATTAACCATGCCGCAGCGCTCAAGTGGGTGTTGAACGACCAGAACGTCTGCACCACCATTCCTGGCGTCACGACCTTTGAGCAGTTAGCGCTGGACTGGGGGCTGATGGCGAACCTGAAGCTGAGCGAAGAGGAGGAACGCGACCTGCAGCTCTCGTCGGCCCACCAGGCCCCCTACTTCTGCCAGGGGTGTCGGAGCTGTGTGGCCTCGTGCCCGCAGCACGCCGAGGTCCCTGCGGCCATGCGCGCCTACATGTACGCCTTTGGGTATGGCAACTTCTTGCAGGCGCACCAGGCGTTGGCGGAGTGGGCAGAGCTGGGTGGGCCGGCCGTCTGCGAGGAATGCGAAAAGTGCGTGGCCAGGTGTCCCCATGGCATTCCGGTGGGCAGACGAGTGGAGACGATGCTGGCGTGGTCGCGGGAGGAGTTGCAGCTGGCTTAGGAAGTGAGGGCGTCTCATGTACAGTCGTGCTGTCCTTGCTGCATTGAGTCTTGGGTTAGTGTTTTCCCTGGCCGGGCAGGGACCATGTGGAGCCCAAGAGGTCGACCAGTCCCGTGCGCTGGTGGCGTTGCTGCCAGGAGACGAGGAGATGTCCGGGTGGAAACGCCTGGAGCCCCTTCAATTCTTTGGGCCTGAGAACTTGTGGGAGTACATCGACGGCGCGGCGGACCTGTATTTGGAGTACGGCTTCCAGGCAGTGGTGGCCGCCGAGTACATGACCGCCGACAGTGCCCGCTCGATGACCGTCGAAATCTACCGCATGGCCACGCCACTCGGCGGGTTCGGCATCTATGCCGCAGAGCGCTCGCCTGAGGATAGCATCGTGGCGATTGGCGTGCAGGGGTGCCTGAG
It encodes:
- a CDS encoding aldo/keto reductase, with product MSKKLTRREFMGNIALGGLTLGAGWPLLRRLVPPQEAPPTVIYRALGKTGLRLPIVSFGVMNSDSPDLLRKALDLGIRHLDTANGYMGGKSEEVIGTIVAERKCRERVVIGTKLWFARDREGNFLSADRGPAPGATQENFDRMLSISLKRLQTDYVDILYLHSCQTAGMVTYEPLLKIYQEAKKKGVARFVGVSTHSNEPEVIRAAVDTGVWDVVLTAYNFMQGHREQVREAIKYAAQKGVGVIAMKTQAGARLNQRQAINHAAALKWVLNDQNVCTTIPGVTTFEQLALDWGLMANLKLSEEEERDLQLSSAHQAPYFCQGCRSCVASCPQHAEVPAAMRAYMYAFGYGNFLQAHQALAEWAELGGPAVCEECEKCVARCPHGIPVGRRVETMLAWSREELQLA